In Pelagicoccus albus, the following are encoded in one genomic region:
- a CDS encoding FG-GAP-like repeat-containing protein codes for MLMKGLDREGANASLNVQNYLKKKAYLAVVFLGGIGCFNASGTIESTALIERVENGGETLFTELSELRTGILITNNYDDPRMWGDLHSEYNVGAIGTGVAIGDYDADGRPDIFVVSKIEPSRLFRNLGDWKFEDVTEAAGLLDESGEWKQGSSFVDVDNDGWLDLYLCRFGVPNQLFMNQGDGTFREEAAARGLALIDSSGMGCFADYDRDGWLDVFVQTNLLDAMQSVEGQRDRLYRNRGDGTFEEVSDEAGILAQPTQGHSATWWDQNNDGWLDLYVANDFAVPDFLYRNSGDGTFTNVIDQALPHMPFSAMGADLGDVDNDGLIDFFVADMAGLKHEFSQRGITDTRAMLRSDQNELRDVSVQIHYNAFSLNTGTDRSLEAAHLAGLEGTDWTWSPRFEDLNSDGRLDLFITNGMDREHNNLDFITKKLRATNISGRIRITKMMSVLEQENLAFANRGNLQFDEVGGEWGLDKMGVSFGSALGDLDGDGDLDIVFGNFKEGPTVLRNDGVQGHNLIVELRGVISNRFGIGAKVEIVTSTGKQTRQLISARGYLSTSEPVVHFGVPSGEEIEKMTVVWPSGNVQEFSGIEVDKKYLVTEFSHLEEEFRQDNTTTDVPLFRDASVALGLAVRQKEEKLEGTVSQPLLHKRFNRRGPSLAIGDLDGDAIDEVLFGATAVDGVKLFQKEGDTFRLVNTGGLSASPLINQGPSLIFDANGDGLNDVFLTGGGAALPAEEPEYEPELWLNQGGLKFSKAPEGYLPSLPISAGAAVAADFDRDGRLDVFIGGRLYPGYYPEAAGSALLLQRESGFQDRSFSMGSVLAEVGLVTSALASDVDQDGWIDLLVSLEWGGVKAFRNEEGQTFRDASRDWGFSEAGSGLWTSIAGGDFNEDGIMDYAVGNQGLNTLYSGTKEHPMKLFVYDFAGSGEPQLVLSYNVDGFLSPVASRGELASKIPEVRRKFPSNDRFAAASMEEIFGEAALAKADVYEAGEMRSGVFLSQAKGTYLFSPLPMLAQISPVQGIVASDFNGDGHCDIALVHNDYSSLPAQGRFDSGLGSVLLGDGAGGFEEMSTVRSGWQIPGNAKALSIGDFNLDALPDLLATRNDQESMAVLNTGNDGTGRICYALKLNGPQGNPDGIGARLLLESLSHGSQSQEMHAGGGYASQSSSTFFFTIKREQFVDTKVSVIWPDASVTDVALPDKEGYFEVGY; via the coding sequence ATGCTGATGAAAGGACTAGACAGAGAGGGGGCGAACGCGAGCCTGAATGTGCAGAATTATCTCAAAAAAAAGGCGTACTTAGCCGTTGTTTTCCTCGGCGGAATTGGGTGTTTCAATGCCTCAGGCACCATCGAATCAACCGCTTTGATTGAGCGTGTAGAGAATGGCGGAGAGACGCTTTTTACAGAGCTTTCGGAGCTGCGTACTGGGATTTTGATTACGAATAACTACGATGATCCGCGCATGTGGGGAGACTTACATAGCGAGTACAACGTAGGAGCCATCGGAACAGGCGTGGCGATTGGAGATTATGACGCTGATGGGCGACCCGATATTTTTGTGGTCAGCAAGATCGAGCCTAGCCGGCTATTCAGAAATCTTGGCGACTGGAAATTCGAAGACGTAACGGAAGCGGCTGGATTGTTGGATGAAAGCGGCGAGTGGAAACAGGGGAGTTCCTTCGTAGATGTCGACAACGACGGTTGGCTGGATCTTTACCTCTGCCGTTTTGGAGTGCCGAATCAGCTTTTCATGAACCAGGGCGACGGCACTTTCCGGGAGGAGGCTGCAGCCCGCGGTTTGGCTCTGATAGACTCATCGGGAATGGGTTGTTTCGCAGACTACGATCGCGATGGTTGGCTAGATGTATTTGTGCAGACAAATTTGCTGGATGCGATGCAGAGTGTCGAAGGGCAAAGGGATCGTCTGTACCGAAATCGAGGAGACGGTACTTTTGAGGAAGTAAGTGATGAAGCAGGTATCTTAGCTCAACCGACCCAAGGCCACTCTGCTACTTGGTGGGATCAAAACAATGATGGCTGGCTTGACCTTTATGTCGCAAATGACTTCGCGGTCCCGGATTTTTTGTATCGGAATAGTGGGGATGGAACTTTTACCAATGTGATTGATCAGGCCCTGCCTCATATGCCGTTTTCCGCCATGGGAGCGGATTTAGGCGATGTAGACAATGACGGGCTCATTGATTTTTTTGTAGCGGACATGGCAGGCTTGAAACACGAGTTTAGCCAAAGGGGAATCACCGATACGCGCGCTATGTTGCGTAGTGATCAAAATGAGCTTCGCGATGTTTCGGTCCAGATTCACTACAATGCCTTCTCGTTGAATACAGGTACCGACCGTAGTTTAGAGGCAGCCCATCTGGCTGGTTTGGAAGGGACGGATTGGACTTGGTCTCCGAGGTTTGAGGACCTGAACAGTGATGGACGTCTGGATCTGTTTATAACCAACGGCATGGATCGAGAGCACAACAACCTAGACTTCATTACCAAGAAGTTGAGGGCTACCAATATCTCAGGGCGTATCCGAATTACTAAGATGATGTCGGTTCTCGAGCAGGAAAATCTGGCTTTTGCGAACCGAGGAAACCTTCAATTCGATGAGGTCGGTGGCGAATGGGGCTTGGATAAAATGGGAGTGAGCTTTGGATCCGCTTTAGGTGACCTCGATGGAGATGGGGATCTAGACATCGTGTTTGGTAACTTTAAGGAAGGACCAACCGTTTTGCGTAATGATGGTGTGCAAGGGCATAACCTGATCGTTGAGCTTCGCGGAGTGATTTCCAACCGCTTTGGGATCGGGGCTAAAGTTGAAATTGTTACCTCCACTGGGAAGCAGACTCGGCAGCTTATATCGGCCAGAGGCTACCTTTCAACTAGCGAGCCCGTGGTCCATTTTGGTGTGCCGTCAGGCGAGGAGATTGAAAAGATGACAGTCGTTTGGCCCAGTGGAAATGTGCAGGAATTCTCGGGTATCGAGGTCGATAAAAAATACCTTGTTACTGAATTCTCTCATTTAGAGGAAGAGTTCCGTCAGGATAATACAACTACAGATGTGCCATTGTTCCGGGATGCTTCAGTTGCTCTGGGGCTTGCGGTGCGTCAAAAGGAGGAGAAGCTGGAAGGAACTGTTTCGCAACCCTTGTTGCATAAGCGTTTTAATCGGAGAGGTCCGAGTCTGGCCATCGGCGATCTTGATGGGGACGCGATCGATGAGGTCTTGTTTGGCGCGACAGCCGTAGATGGAGTGAAGTTGTTTCAAAAAGAGGGTGATACGTTCCGTCTTGTGAATACAGGAGGATTGAGTGCGAGTCCCTTGATAAACCAGGGTCCGAGCTTGATCTTCGATGCCAATGGAGACGGCTTAAACGATGTGTTTTTGACTGGAGGCGGCGCTGCGTTGCCTGCCGAAGAACCTGAGTACGAGCCTGAACTTTGGTTGAATCAAGGTGGCCTAAAATTTTCGAAAGCGCCTGAAGGCTATTTGCCCTCTCTGCCTATCAGCGCTGGGGCCGCGGTTGCCGCGGACTTCGATAGGGATGGCCGACTAGACGTGTTCATTGGGGGGCGCTTATACCCCGGTTATTATCCAGAAGCGGCCGGTAGCGCTTTATTGCTGCAAAGAGAATCTGGATTCCAAGATCGTAGTTTTTCCATGGGTTCGGTCTTGGCAGAGGTTGGGCTTGTTACCTCCGCTTTGGCGAGCGATGTCGATCAGGACGGATGGATCGATTTACTCGTTTCTCTAGAATGGGGAGGGGTGAAGGCTTTTCGAAACGAGGAGGGACAAACCTTTAGAGACGCGTCACGTGACTGGGGATTCAGCGAAGCGGGATCTGGGCTTTGGACCAGCATCGCAGGCGGTGATTTTAACGAGGACGGCATCATGGACTATGCGGTTGGAAACCAAGGTTTGAATACGCTTTACTCTGGTACGAAAGAGCATCCGATGAAGCTCTTTGTCTACGATTTTGCCGGGAGCGGTGAACCCCAATTGGTCCTCTCCTACAACGTTGATGGTTTCCTCAGCCCGGTGGCAAGCCGCGGAGAGCTGGCTTCGAAGATTCCCGAGGTACGCAGGAAGTTTCCGTCGAATGACCGGTTTGCGGCTGCCAGTATGGAGGAGATCTTTGGAGAAGCAGCGCTAGCGAAGGCGGATGTTTATGAGGCCGGCGAGATGCGTAGCGGTGTTTTCCTCTCGCAGGCGAAAGGAACATATCTGTTTTCTCCGCTTCCTATGCTCGCTCAGATTTCACCAGTACAAGGCATCGTGGCGAGCGATTTTAATGGAGACGGTCACTGCGATATAGCGCTCGTTCACAACGACTATTCTTCACTTCCTGCTCAAGGTAGATTCGACAGCGGGCTTGGTTCCGTCCTATTGGGCGATGGGGCGGGTGGGTTTGAAGAGATGTCTACCGTTCGCAGTGGCTGGCAAATTCCGGGTAATGCTAAGGCTTTAAGCATAGGCGATTTCAATCTCGATGCTCTTCCTGATCTGTTAGCGACTCGGAATGATCAAGAGAGTATGGCTGTGCTGAATACAGGTAACGATGGAACTGGCAGGATTTGCTATGCTTTGAAGCTAAATGGGCCCCAAGGGAATCCCGATGGAATTGGAGCTCGTCTACTTTTGGAGAGCTTATCTCATGGGTCGCAGTCTCAGGAAATGCATGCGGGAGGAGGGTATGCCAGCCAATCGTCTTCGACCTTTTTCTTTACGATTAAACGTGAACAGTTTGTGGATACGAAAGTCTCTGTGATCTGGCCGGATGCATCAGTAACCGATGTAGCTCTTCCGGATAAGGAAGGCTATTTCGAAGTCGGTTATTAG